TGCGCGCCGGAGGGTTGAGTTCCTAGGCTCAACCCTCCTTTTTTTTGCCCCGTGACGGCGGCCGATTCCCTTCACACGAACCTTATGCCTGCCAAGGTCTCCCGTAAAGACTTGACAGCGACTTGATTTTTCGCGAAAAAAATGCTACTTAGTTCTTGTTTTTCTCGTTTTGGAAGGGACTTCGAAAAACAAGAACAAGGCTGGGGTCACGATGCTGACCGAAAGCTGAATGAGTCACGCTGCCTTCTTCGCCGCTGCCCCACCCTTCTTCTCCACGTCCGTCGCCGCCTTCGCCGCCGCCTTGAACTCGGGCGCCAAGGCCTTGAGTCGGGCAACCAGCCCAGACAGGTCATAACCGTTCGGCCGCTTGCCGTGGTTGGTGATTTTTTCCACCCGCCGCACCAGCCCCGCCTTCTCCAGTTCGGCCACCTGGCGCTGGAGTTGCCGTTCGGAGATGCCAATGCGGTCGGCCAGGGTCTCCTTCTTCGACCAAGGATGCTTTTTTGCATCCATCCACCAATCGATGAGCTGGAGAAGAATCGCAAGCTGGGTGCCGGAGAGGCCAAGTCGCCCTTGGGCCCGGAGCAGGATGGAGGGGATGATGACGAATCCCCGTGCCATGACCATCTTTCCCCACTTCGCGTCCGCCGAATTGGACGAGGGAGGCTTCTTCGCTTCGGGTTCCTGGGCGGGCTTTTTCTTTTTCGGGGTCGTCGTCATGGAGGTATCCTTGCGTCACGACCTCAATCTAGGGCCGCCGGGGCGCGGTCACAAGGATTCGTGAGGAGACATCCACGCCTCCTCCGACCGGACGTTGAAGCCTCCTTCCAGGAGGAGACGGGAATGACCGGTAAGAAACATCCCAGACCCCACCACCGTTAGCAGGACCACAGAACCACAGGGGACCGGACACCAGTGACCAGTCCATGGGGACGCCAAGGAAAGAGTGTTCCCTAACTGGTCGGGTTCGGCTTTTGCAGCCGCTCCAGTTTCTCCAGCCGGTGAACGAGCAACTGGGCTCCTGAGTGGTCGACGAAGTCCTCGTAAAGGACGGTGGTGTCCCGGTAGTGGTGATGGAGGGCGTTGAGAGCCTTGCGCAGCGAATCGAGCATGCGTTCGACCTTTGCCCTGCTGATGCCGGAAAGCGGATGGGCCTGCTGGTCCACCGCATGACGATGGTCCCTGTGGGCAATTCTCTTGTTCCGGTGTTCCCTGGCGAACTCGCATTCCGCCATTGCATCTGAACACAGCGCATCGACCTCGGACCGGAAGACCGTGTCGGCAATCAGCGGGGAAAGCGAGTGGATGGTGAGGTTTTTGTTGCTCCCGCTTCTCGCCGGGTCCGTCATCCGCGCAATCCCGAGCAGGACCCCATCCCATAGCTGGTCCTGGATAATCTGGAAAAAAAGCCCTGCCGTGCGGTTCAGGAGATGGACCGTGTCTTCGTTCGTGCCGAAGAGCTGCCGGTACTGGAGCCACACCACCTGAAGTTCAACCAGCTTGTTGTCGAGGACTGCCATGACCTCGCCAAGGTCGTCGCCCATCGTTTCAGAAAACCTGTTTGGGCCATCTGCGTGCTGCACGTCCACTTCCTCGCGGATTTTTTGAATTTTTGGAAGACGTCTGTGGTACTTGGTCACGAGGTTGGCATGGATTCGTCCTCATCTACCAACATGTCGTCCAGCGCCTTTCTATGAGGGTAGAGGACATACGGCTGGATAAGTTCGATGTGCCGCGCTCCGCACTCCACATAGGCCGTCCCAAAGGATGCTACCTGCCCAGGACTTACCCCAAATATTTCCTCAGGCTTGATGAGCCCTCCCACGCCGTTGGAAAACCACTCCTTGAGCATCTTCGTGTGTTGTTCCGAGAATTGGAGCTCACCATCCTCTTCAAGCACAAAGCATGCGTGCACGCCAATGCCCTTGATGCTCGATAGCTCGTCGAAACGCTCCTCGGTCACCGAATAAAATTTCGCCGTCATCAAAATTCGATGAAGCGCAACCCTGTTGATATCGGCCCCCAAGACAACAGGGTTGTGCGTTCGACTCACGGCGCGCAAAATTTCGTCTGGGCGCAAGCCAAGCGCACACCACATCCAGTAGTTGAGAAGCAAGGCCACCTTGTTTACGACACGGGAAATACGGGTGTAGCCACCGGGCGGAAGACTCAGTTCGTCACCATGGGCAATCTCGTTTCTCATATCGGTAATGGACCGGAAGTCATCATCGGAAATATCGATGACCGACACCACGCCAGAATCAGATACAGAGCATGCATACCTGTAGAGGTCGGTGAATGTCGGTTTCGGCATCTTTCCTCCCCCGTACACCTGACCGACAAGCTTGATGAGTTGGTTCCGTTGTTCGTGAGACAGCGGCTCGCTCAGTTCACCCAGTTTTTTACGCAACTGGGCCAAGCGGTCGACAGGAGCCACTGAAGTGGGAACGCTCTTCCCGTCGCCCATCTTCTGGACCACACCATCCAACAGACTGATGTAACCGATTAAGCGATACTCCCAAAAACCTTCATATCTCAGCATGCCCGCCATTCGAGCCCAGGTTACAGTCCGAAGGGAAGAGGCATGGTAGTTTTCGATGACCGCCTTCCATCGGCCGTCCAGCATGTTTTTTTGAATCAGGAATCGTGGCCAGGAACGCTCTCGGTCTTTGTTTGGTGACCGTTGAAAGTAGTGAAAATATGCATCATGCAGCGCATGGGAACCCTCGGCAGCGAGTCCCACGCCCTCGATGTCTACAGGATGGCCGATGAGCAGAGTCAGGAGGGCGGCCATTTCCTTGCACTTTTCCTGGGCCTGCTTTGCAGAAAAACACCCCGCGTTCTTCTCAATAACGAAGCCAACCCGCTCCTCGATGACCAGGTCGTCGCCAGAATGCCTCCTTCTGCTTTTGACCCAGGAGGAAACAGAGAGGGCTTCGCCTCCGATATCCACCTCAACCTCAATCGGCTCGGGACGGCCGACCCACGTAAAAGACTCGCCTACGTCGCCTTGTATCTGCTGTCCGACGAAGAACCATTCAGTGACGTCGCTGTACCAGACGCAGATTTTCCAAAAGGCCTCTGCAACATCGCCTTCCACAAGCATGTCGACGTAAACATAGGTGCCGTGGAACTGACAGCCGAACAAGGACACGTCCCCGCCATCCCGCGTCTTCGCAAGGAGTCTGGTGTACGTGACACCCTCCTCCAGTTCCCCAGAAATGGATGGAAACCTCAAACTTACAACGGCAGTGACATCTGAGCCATACACAAGGCGCCCGGAACCGACGACCTTGTCGTCCAGGTACACGTCGACATCCAATTCCTGACGTTCAGTAAAAGCGTCTTTCGGCCCCATCATTTTCCCTCTCGTGGCGCCACAAGATTACGAGACATCTACACTGCCTGGCATCTTTGCCCTCATGGGATTGCAGACCTGCCATCTGTCGGTTTCAGAACACCGGACTCGCACCACCTTGGCTGCAAATCGAGGATTCATAAATGCCCTCTTCCAAGCCTTTTCCGCATCGCTGGGGACAATTCTTCCCACTGCCAATCCTCCCAACCACTCACATCAGACACAGGCGCAAGCAGTGACACGCATCGTCCATGCCGGAATCGTGCAGCCATCCATAAGGCCTCGCTGCTGTGGGCCTTCGGGTCACTGACCAGGAGGAGCAGTCCAACGCAGCGCCACTGCCCCCGTTGCGCGGCGTTCTTCAGCGCTGCCGAATGAAGCGCCGCCGGGTCCACGTCGGGATGCTGGAGGAGCCGGGCGACGGTGACCTCGTCACCGTCCCACGCGGCATCCTGCAATTGTCGTTCGAGTTCTCTGTTCAAAAGGGCCTCCGTGTCCGTCAGTCGTCCATGGTCGGACTCAGAGCCGGCGGGCAGGCGGTGCAGGTGCCAGTCCCGTTTTCCGCATCTTCCGCTCGAACATCCGGCGGCGCTCGGACTTGATGAGCGCGGCAATGGCGGCGGTGTAACGGGTGGCTGACTGCCGGTCGAAGTCGGCGACCTTGAGTGCTCTCGATGCCCAGCCGTTTCCATCCGACCGGCGCATGCAGCGGCGGATGACCGGGGCGGTCGGCGCATCACTCCACGGCCAGCCCCGGGTGTTGAGCCGGTCCCGGCGGTCCTGGGAAGCCGTTGCCGCCGTCCACGGCCACTGGCCGGTGTCGACATCGTCGAACAGCGCCGGCCTGGTTGAGGCCCGGTAACCCAGCCAGGTCGCAAAGGACTCGAAGTGCTGCTCCTCGTGGCGGAGGTAGTAGCGGACCAATCGGAGGGCTTGCTGGTGCTGAAGATGAAGACTGAGTTGGTGGGCCTTCCATGCGGCCCAAAGTTCAGCAGTGGAAGCGAAGAGCTTGGCCTCCCCCAGCCAGAAAGGTTTGCCGGTGGCGGTCTGGGCGAGCATCCAGGTCAGGTGGCGCCGCCCCTGCTTGTCGAAATTGGAGGCGGAATTGAGAGTAAGGCTGATTTTTGAGAAGTAGCGGGCGAGGGCTGGGGTGGTTGGAGTTTGCAAGATGAAGTCCTTTTCCGTCGTTGGTTATGCCTGCCGGTTCCATGATGGAGTCCTTGGCGGGCGTGGATAGACGATTCAAAGGGTTATTGAAATCTTTTACATAACCATTCGGACCGTATGATTTCCGGTTATCCCCTGCCGGGCTTGATTTGAAAAAGAAAAATCGAAGAAATGGCGGGAAGTCGGCTCATAAACCCAATCTGCCAACGAATCGTGTTTTGTCAACCCGCCGCCCCTTCATCGGCGCATGAAGACCCGGCCTTGCCCGGCTACCGACGGCCACCCGGTCTTCCCTGTTTCTCCAGACCCCGACACCCCCGCCGTTTGGCGATCCCGCGCGCTCGTAAAAAGCTGCGCATGTGACTGAATTCGCGGATTTTGACATGCGCGTAATCGGCAATTTGATCGGGCCATTTTTCGCCTTGACAGGCCTCTTTTTTCAGGTATGACAGCGCTCCCTGCCCGGTTGCAATTCGACCGGTCTTAATCAAAGGAGCCTGGTTATGTTCCCCCCATCCATCGAGCAATTGCTGGGCGCTGCCAGCAATGGCGCTCATTACCGCACCATGTTTACCCGCGATGCCATCGCCGTGGAAGCCAGTGGGCCCGAAGACCACGCCCGGGCCATGGAATTCGTTCGGGAGGCCATGCGGGAAGGTTGGGGTGACCGCATCCATGCCCGCCCAACCCCCGTGGTGATGACGGGGGCTCAGCCCGTGCCGGCGAGCTACCCGGCCCAGGTGGTCCCGGCACCTGCCGCACCAGTGAAATCCGTCTCCCCTCCCCCGTCCATGCCGGCCATCGTTCCGGCGGCTGCTTCTTCAGTGCAGCCATCCGGCATCCCGATGGAGTCCACGTCCATGGAGTCCGCGCGGATAGAGTCCACCAGTCCCACCGAAGCTGCCCCAGTGGCGCATGAGACCGAGGGGATGGACACCGAGGATGGTGAGAAGGGCGCCGTCACCGGAGGAGAGAAGAAAAGGCCCCCGCGTCCGCGTGAGCATCCCGTGGGTCAGGCGGACAGCGCACAGCGCCACCGCATCCACCATCGGGCGCTGATGCAGCGAGCCTCGATGAAGGCAGCACGAAAGCCCTCCTCCACCCTCATTGAGCAAGAGCTGGTCACCGACATCGTCATCGACATCCTCGGTAACAAGCCCGTGGCTGAAGTGACGGAGGACGACATCCGCCGAGTGGTCGACCTGTTCCAGAAGATGCCAAAGAATGTGGGACGGCGGAAGGACTTTGCCATGCTCTCCCGCCTTGGCGTCATCAAGGCAGCGCGCAAGCAGAAGCTGAAGACCATCGACACCGACACGTTCATCAAGCACCTCAAAACACTCATCACGTTTTTCAACGCCTGCAAGGCCGTCAACGGCACCGGCATGACCGGCAGCCCTTGCGACTGGATTGTCCTGAAGCACTATCGGAAAAAGCGGCGGCAAAAGCGGGACACCCTCGACCAGCCAGAGCGCCAGCTCATTCTCGACGAATGCATGAAGAGCAAAGAACCTGTCAAGTATTGGGGCTTTCGCATCGCTGACCTTACCGGGATGCGCAGCAATGAAATCTGCCAACTCGAACTTTGCGATATCGGACGCATGGAATGGAAAGGGTACGGGGGCATCCGCGAGCACATCGACTATTTCGACATCAATGAGGAAGGTGAGGACCAGCACGTCAAATCCAGCTGTTCCGTGCGTCGCCTCCCCATTCCGCAGGCCCTGCTCGACGACGGGTTCCTGCGGTATGTCGAGGATGTCCGCAAAGCCGGCGGCAAACACCTGTTTCCCGGGTTGAGCTGGAACGACAAGCGGCCTGGGCGGGCTTTGTCGAACTTCGTTAACCCGACCCTCCGGAAACTCGGCATCCGCAGTCCGAGAAAGGTCCTGCATTCGACCCGCA
This window of the Luteibacter aegosomatis genome carries:
- a CDS encoding helix-turn-helix domain-containing protein is translated as MTTTPKKKKPAQEPEAKKPPSSNSADAKWGKMVMARGFVIIPSILLRAQGRLGLSGTQLAILLQLIDWWMDAKKHPWSKKETLADRIGISERQLQRQVAELEKAGLVRRVEKITNHGKRPNGYDLSGLVARLKALAPEFKAAAKAATDVEKKGGAAAKKAA